The window CCGGAAAGGATAGGTACAAAGGTTCTGACAATTGGTAAAAATCGCCCGATAACAAAGGCCATTCCACCATATTTATTGTGATATTCCCGAGCTATATCGATATATTCTTTGCGGTAAAGCCATGTATCTGGCTGTCGTTGCAACCAGTTTCCTAAAAATTTACCACTGAAATAACCAAATATACTTCCAAAGGTAGCAGCTGCAAATACGGCCCCGAGTAAGGTGAAATAGGAATAAGGCAGGTAAGATGTTCCACATAATAATCCGGCAGTAAATAATAAACTGTCGCCAGGGAAGAAGAAGCAAAAGAAAACTCCTGTCTCTGCAAATACTATAAACAACAACAGACTGATGCCTCCGTATTGAAGTAGAAATTCAGGATTAAACCATTGCCCAATGCTTAGCATGTAATGAATCGGATACAAAGCTAAGCATTCCTTGAGTAGTGCGGCCTTTTCTTTTAAGGAATTAAGGAAAGTTTAGAAAAACTATGGTAACTAATTATGGTGGATGTGCCGGAAGAAAATGTGTTATGAATCTGCAATAAATTTCCATTTCCGATGAAAAGTTGATGAGTGTTCGGATTGTAAACTAAATCTTCACAGCTTCCTGTGCCTGTTAGGCTTACATAGCTATTGGGACTGTAAGTAAACCGATAAATACCATTGGATGTAGAACAAATGAAGTTTTGTCCGTCTTCCATGCTCACCATTTTATTAGGGGCCGGATTAACATTAAACTCAGAAATGGAATTGAAATTTGAATTTAGCGAAATAACACTAATTTTTCCTTCTCCGGTGGATGATTGGATGGAATTGGCAAGGACCCTTTCCGAATCTAAAACACTAAAACTCTTTATCAAATCAGGAAAGTTGGCCTGGTAAATAACCTGACCGGTTTGAATGTTATAAACTTTCAAAATACTGGGAATTGCCTCTCCAACTAAATGAGCCAACAGGTAGCCATTATGAATCATTAATTGCATAGGTAAGAGCCCTGAACTAATTGGAATTTGCAGGGTCAGCAGACCATCGGATGAAAATGCCTTAATATAACCTTCACGTAATCCAATATAAACATTGCCTGAATCCTGGCATGTGCTTAAAATGCTTGATTGTCCGGGAAAACTGGTAAAATCTACTTGCCATTTTAGTTGTCCGTCCAGGTTGGTGCAAAATAATTTGGGCACTTCCGAACCGGCTATGTATAAGGAGTTGGTTCCAGGTTGGGTGAGTAA of the Bacteroidia bacterium genome contains:
- a CDS encoding DedA family protein, which encodes MLSIGQWFNPEFLLQYGGISLLLFIVFAETGVFFCFFFPGDSLLFTAGLLCGTSYLPYSYFTLLGAVFAAATFGSIFGYFSGKFLGNWLQRQPDTWLYRKEYIDIAREYHNKYGGMAFVIGRFLPIVRTFVPILSGIIRLPFSKFMFWNVIGCLFWVPVMISAGHFLVEIFPEIQHHLEKVVIFLVAITSIPIILTIRKERKKKKADNQS